The Streptomyces sp. NBC_00459 DNA segment GCCACCCTGATCACCTTCCGCCTGCTCGCCGCCATCGGCTGGCTGCCCTTGGTCCTGGCCGAGCGCGGACCGTGGGCACTCGCCTCCGTGTCGCTCGGCTTCTTCCTCGTGTCCCTGGCCATCGGCGTCGAAAGCCCGGTGGAGATGAGCTACCGCCAGGCGGTGACACCCGATCGGCTGCGCGGGCGGATGAACGCGACGATCCGCTCGATGAACTGGGGAATGGTAGCGGTGGGCGCACCACTCGGCGGAGTACTCGCCGACCAGGTCAGCTATCGCTTCGCCCTGTGGATCGGACTGTCCGGAGCGGTCGTCCAGGCACTCGCACTGGCAGTGTCTCGTACCCGCGGGGCCCGTACCGCCGACGAACTCGATTCCTCGGCAACCGACCTGACACGGCACAGCGCAGAAGCCGCTGCCGGGGAGAGCAAGGACTGACCAGCTCGCGGTGGCAATTTCGGACCCGGGTGGCCCTGGTGCGGGGCGCTGTTCTTCTCCTTCCGCTCGGTCGGTACCCGGAACGGCAACTCTGCGTCGCGGCGGTCCAGTTCCATGCATCCGGACCGAGGCGCCGAATCGTGAGAGCGCGCCTACATCCGGCTCAGCGAAGCCGCCGCGAACAGCACGTCCCTGATCGCCTCCCTGTCGCCGTCCTGGCCCGCCGCCGCTTCCTCCGGTGACACATGGCCCGCCGCCAGTTGACAGAACTCCACCCCGTCCAGGGCCACATGGGCCACCTCGTGGGCGGACGAGGCACGGGCGGCCGGGGAGTCCAGGGGGATCAGCCATTCGCCGCCGCCGGAGCCCTCGATCTCCAGGCGGAGACTGCGGCCGGGCTCGCCGGCCGGGACCAGGTGGCGGTGCGTCCGGTTCGGTGCGGCCAGGCCTGCCTGGCGGCGGGCGGCCAGTGCCTCCGGGAGCATGCGGGCCGCGAGGTCGATCATGCCGTGGAGGTGGCGCGGGGCCGGCGGTTCGTAGGGGTAGTCGACCGCGTCCGCGATGTCACCGGCGTGCACCCAGCACTCGAAGGCACGGTCCAACATCGCCTCGTGCAGGGGCAGTTCGAAGTCGCCGTACGAGATCGGCAGCTTGCCCGAGCCCCCGCCCGCGAACGACACGTTCCGTACGATGCCATGGCTCTGCTCCCGCCACGGCACCCGTACGGAACGGGTGGGCGGGAAGTACGAGGCACGCCAGTACGCCTCCGTCCGGGACGCGGGATCCGGTGGGACCGGTGTCTTCTGCTCGCCGGTCAGCGGGTCGTCGAGGCCCAGCGCGACCGCGACCAGGCCGTCCACGCTCAGCAGGTGGGCGATGACACCGGCGACCGTCGTACGGCGGCTCGTCTGCTCGTCGCCCTCGAACCAGCGCAGGCGCACGGGCGCGTGCCACTCGGAGTCCCCGAAGTCCTGGAGCAGGGCGTCGAGGCGGGCGGTCTCCGCGTCGTACGCGGTCGCCCACTCCGGGACCGGGATGCGCGGCGGGCGCCGGTCGAGGCAGCCCTCCAGGACCCGGGTGCGCAGGGTCGGGTCCAGGTCGAGGGGCTCCGGGCGCTGGAGCAGTTCGACGGCCTCGCGCAGCCGCCGGGCCTCGTCCGCGCAGGCACCGCACTCCCCGAGATGCTCCTCGACGGCCAGCGTCTCCTCCGGCGAGCAGGCGGCCAGCGCCCATGCCCCCAGCAGCGACCTCAGCACGTCGTGTTCCAGGACAAGGGGTACGACGGGCATGCCTGTCGGGGCCGACAGGGGGAGTCCCGTGTCCTCGACCGGGGAGCGCGGCATCGGTATGCGGGGCGAGCCGTCGTCGGCGCGGTGGGGGGTGCCGGGTTCCGGTCCCTTGCCGTCGCCGTCGCCGCCAGTGCCGTCGTCAAGGGCGCCGTTGACGACGTCGGGGTCCTGGGGGTCGTACCCCTCGTACTTCTCCCACTCCCCGTCCTCGTGACCCGCGCCGCTCACACCGCACCCCCGTATTCGGGGGGTGCGCCCGGTGCGCCGGTGTCGTGGGCCGTGGACAGGAGCTGGAGGCCGAGGCGGAGGCGGCGGCGGGCCTCGGCCTCCGTGACGCCCAGGTCGGCGGCGGTCTGGCGGTAGTCGCGCCGCTGGAAGTACGCCAGCTCCAGGGCGGCGCGCAGCGGGGCCGGCATCGACGTGACGATGTAGTCGGCGCGGGCGGCGACGGAGGCGCGGCGGACCCTGCGCTCCAGTTCCTCCATGGAGCCCGAGGAGGAACCCGTGGAGGAGCCTGTGGCGTCGGCGTACGTGTCGGCGGAGTCGTCCTCCAGGTGGTCCCGGTTGTCCCGGCCGTCCGGGTCGCCGTGGGCCAGGGCTGCCGTCTCCGTCTGGCGCAGCCGCTGCACCGCGAGGCGGTGGGTCAGGGTGGCCACCCAGGAGCGCAGCGGGCCCTGTTTGGGGTCGTAGGCGTCGGGGTGCTGCCAGACGTGGGCGAAGACCTCGCGGGTGATGCGGTCGGCTGCCTGTTCGTCGGCGAGGACACGGTGGGCCAGGCCGTGCACGAGGGAGGCGAACCGGTCGTACAGCTCACCCAGCGCGGCCGCCTCCCCGCGCGCGAGCCGCTGCTGCATCTTGCGGTCCCAGCGGGGCGGTGTGTCCCTCTTCGGCATGCTGCCCCCTCACCCCCGTACGTCTCGGTCGCGTCAGTCGTCTCGGTCGTGTGTCTCAGTCGTGCCGGTCGTGCCCGTGCCGTGTTCCTGTCCAGGTCCGGCGGTTGCCCACCCTCTCCTCGAATGTAGTCGGCCCCCCTGACAGCCCACTCCGCTTTGCGGCATTGTGCGCCTTCCGAAGGGCTTCAGATGGTAGAGAACCAACGGAGATCGACCGATCGCGGCGCAATTTAGGCAGCTTTCGATCGAATGAGATCGCATGTGACCGAAACCAGTACCCTGCAAACCGCTTGCAAGTCTCTTGCGGTCCGGGTCGAGTCGATGTGCGGTGTTTGATGGCATGGCTGTTGGGCAGCCGCGTCGACAGGAAGCGTAGGTCGAGCTTCCGTTTCTTCCGGACGAGTCGGACGAGGGGCCTCATGGTGGCGTTCAAGGTGACCGACGGCGAGCGAGGCGGCTGGACCGTGCTCCAGGTGTCCGGAGAGATGGACCTGGTCACCTCGCCCGAGTTGCGACAGCGGGTGCACGACGCCGTGGCCGAGGGCCGCCACCGTGTCGTCCTCGACCTCTCCGAGGTCGTCTTCTGCGACTCCAGCGGCGTCGGCGTCCTCATCGCCACCCGCCGCCTGATGCGCTCCTGCCAGGGCCATCTGCGCCTGATCCTGCCCGCGCAGGGGGCCGCGGAGAGCGCTCACGCCCATCACGTCAACCGGGTCCTCGGCGCCCTGGGAGTCCGCCGCCTCTTCGACGTCTACGCGGACCTCACCACGGCCGCCGACGAGACGGCGGCCCCGCTCCAGGCGGCCCTCACGCGCGCGTGAGGGCCCGCAGTGCGCATGACCGGCCCCCACGCGCGCGTGACGCCCTTGTCGCGGAATTCCCCCGGTCTTGGTACAGGCGTCGCTTTCCTGCCCCGGCCGCCACCTGCGCGTCGTACGCTCCGTGCGAGAACCTCGACATGGAGTCAAGGCGCGCAGAGGTGAGACACAGAGCCAAGTCTCAACGTAAAGCGTGTAAGACGCAGGCGTAGGACGCAGACGTAAGGCAGGCCCGACAGACATGGTCAGTTCCGAGTACGAACGGAAGATCGCCGCCCGGTTCACCACCTTCGACCAGGACGGCAACGGCTACATCGACCGGGTGGACTTCAGCGTGGCGGCCAAGGCGCTGCTCGCCGAGTTCGGCACCCCCGCCCGGTCCGACAAGGGCCAGGCCCTCTACAGCGGCGCCGAGGCCTTCTGGCAGGGCATGGCGGGGATCGCGGACCGGGACGGCGACCAGCGGATCACCCGCGACGAGTTCGTGAACGGCGCGGTGAAGCGGCTGCACGACAACCCCGGCCGGTTCGCCGAGATCGCCCGTCCCTTCCTGCGGGCGGCCCTGGCCGTCGCGGACCTGGACGGCGACGGCACGGCGACCCTCGCGGACACAGAGCGCGTCCTCAAGGCACTCGGCGTGCCCGAGGACATCGCCGCCACGGCCGCCGCGACACTCGACACCGACGCCGACGGCCGGGTCGGCGAGACAGAGATCGTCGACGCGCTCGCCCGCTACTTCGACGTCTCCGACTCGGACGACGGCGCCGGCTCCTGAGAGGGCCCCGACTCCTGAGAAGGCTCCGAGTAGCGCTCGCGCAGCTTGTACTTGAGTACCTTCCGCAGGGCCTCGTTGCGCGGAAGGGCGTCCACCACCTCCAGCCGCTCCGGCAGCTTGTGCACGGACAGCCCTTCCGACCGCAGGTACGAGGTCAGTGAGGCGAGGGTCAACTCGCCCGCCCCCTCGGCCTGTTCCACCACCGCGCAGACCAACTCCCCGCGCTCCGCGTCCGGTAGCCCGACGACCGCCACATCACCCACTCCCGGATGCGTGTGCAGCAGGTCCTCGATCTCCTTCGCCGAGATGTTCTCGCCCTTGCGGATGATGACGTCCTTGAGCCGCCCGGTGAGCACCAAGTGCCCGCTCCCGGTGAGGAATCCCAGGTCACCGGTGCGCAGAAAGCCGTCCGCGTCGAAGGCCTCGGCGGTCTGCGCGGGGTCCAGATACCCCTGGCACACGGCCTCGCCCCGCAGCCGCACCTCGCCCTCCACCACCCGTATCTCCATCCCCTCCGGCGGACGGCCCTCCGTGGTCGCCAGGTTCTCGACCGTGTCGTCCGGCGAGCCCATGGTGATCATCGGCACCTCGGTCATCCCGTACCCGTGCGTGAGCTCCACCCCCATCTCCCGTACGACGGAGTGGTAGACCTCCGGCGGCTTCGGCGCCCCGCCGCCCGCGAGCAGCCGCAGCGAGGGGATCACCGGAACGCCCGGCTGTTTGCGCTGCTCGGCGAGGAACATGGAGTAGAAGGCCGTCGACCCGCCGGCCACGGTCACCCCGTGCTTTCGGTACCCCTCCAGCGCGTCCGGCAGCGCGAACTGCTCGAACATCACCGCCGGGAAGCCGTACAGCAGGAGCATCACCGTGTAGTCGGGGCCGGCGATATGGGCGTAGGGAAAAGCCATCGAGCCCACGTCCGACTCGGTGAGCCGCAGCGCGTGCGCGAGGCATGATCCGCCAGCGATGAGCGAACGGTCCGTGTGGAGCACGCCCTTGGGGTCGGAGGTCGTGCCCGAGGTCCAGTAGATCCAGCGGACGGAGGTGCCGTCGGCGGGCGGGGGCGGCAGCAAGGACGGGTCCGCGTCCGGGAGTTCGTCGCTGTCGTACGCCCGGAAGACGCCCTTCGCGCCGAGCCGCCGTGCCAGCTCCGTGTGGTCGAAGCCGCGCCACACGCCCGGTACGGCGAAGAACTCCGCCTTCGACTCCCTTAGCGCGAAGCCGACTTCGCGGTCCCGGTAGAAGGGGATGACCGGTGACTGCACGGCGCCCAGGCGGGCCAGCGCGAAGGAGAGCAGGGCGGTCTCGATACGGGTGGGCAGCTGCCAGGCGACGACCGTGCCGGGACGTACGCCCATCTCGTAGAGACCCGCCGCCACCCGTTCGGAGCGGGTGCGGAGTTCGCCGAAGGTGAGGGAGCGGTCGTCCTGGAGGAGGACGGGCCGGTCGGGGGTGAGTTCGGCGCGGCGGGCCACCAGTTCCCAGAGGGTACGGGCCGAACCCAGGGCGTGTGCGGTGTCGACGACGTTCACGTTGCCCCCTGTGGCTGAGGAAACAGGTAGCTGAACAGATAACTGACGAACCATCAGATTGTGCGGGGAGCGTAGGGCTTCACGCCTTGTCGGTCCATAGGTGCGGGACTAACCTTCTAGAGGTGTGGAACTGACGGTCCGTCAGATAATCATCACCAGCTGGCCAGGCGGAGGGGACCCATGACCGAACTGCCCCGCATCATCAGCGTCGACGACCACGTGATCGAACCCGCGCACCTCTTCGAGACCTGGCTGCCGGCCAAGTACCGGGACAAGGGGCCGAAGCCCTTCACCGCCGGCATCGGCGAACTCGCCTACGTGGGCGGCAAATACCGGATCACGACCGACCCCGACGGCCCGGTCACCGACTGGTGGCAGTACGAGGACCTGCAGTTCCCGTACAAGCGGATCATCGCGGCCGTCGGGTTCTCCCGGGACGAGATGACCCTCGACGGCATCACACGCGAGCAGATGCGGCGCGGCTGCTGGGACCCGAAGGCCCGGCTCGCGGACATGGACCTCAACCACGTCGAGGGCTCGCTCTGCTTCCCCACCTTCCCGCGGTTCTGCGGGCAGACCTTCGCCGAGGCCCACGACAAGGAGGTCGCGCTGGCGTGCGTACGCGCCTACAACGACTGGATGGTGGAGGAGTGGTGCGGCGACAGCGGCGGCCGGCTGATCCCGCTGTGCCTGATACCGCTGTGGGACATCGAGTTGGCCGTCGCGGAGATCCGGCGCAACGCGGCACGCGGGGTGCGGGCGGTGACGTTCTCCGAGATCCCGACGCACCTCGGACTGCCGTCGATCCACTCCGGCTACTGGGACCCGTTCTTCGCGGTGTGCGAGGAGACCGGGACGGTCGTCAACATGCACATCGGCAGCAGCAGCCAGATGCCCGCCGCCTCCCCGGACGCGCCACCCGCCGTCCAGGCCGCGCTGAGCTTCAACAACGCGATGGCGTCGATGATGGACTTCCTGTTCAGCGGTGTGCTGGTGAAGTTCCCGGCACTCAAACTCGCCTACAGCGAAGGGCAGATGGGCTGGATCCCGTACGCCCTTGAGCGCGCCGACGACGTGTGGGAGGAGCACCGGGCGTGGGGCGGGGTCCGGGACCTGATCCCCGAGCCGCCCTCCACCTACTACTACCGGCAGATCTTCTGCTGCTTCTTCCGCGACAAGCACGGCGTCGCCTCGATCGACGTGGTCGGGCGGGACAACGCCACCTTCGAGACCGACTACCCGCACGTCGACTCGACCTTCCCGCACACCAAGGAGGTCGCCCTCGACCATGTGAAGGGCCTCGACGACGAGACCGTCTACAAGCTGATGCGCGGCAACGCCATCCGCATGCTCGGCCTCGACCTGGACAAGTAGTGGACCTCTCCGACACCCCCCAAGAGGCGGAGTTCCGGGCGCGGTTGAGGGAGTGGCTGGGGAAGGTCCTTCCCTCGCTGCCCGCCAAGCCGTCGCCCGACGACTGGCCCGGACGACGCGCGTACGACCTCGGCTGGCAGCGGACGCTGTACGACGCCGGGTACGGCGAGGTCCACTGGGGCGCCGACCCCGCCGTACGGATGATCTTCCTGGAGGAGACCGAGAAGGCCGGCGCGCCCTATGTCGGCGCGAACTTCGTCGGACTGCTGCACGCCGGGCCGACCGTCGCCGCCGAGGGGACCGACGAACAGCGGGCGCGCTGGCTGCCGCCCGTGCTGCGCGGCGAGGAGGTCTGGTGCCAGGGGTTCAGTGAGCCGGACGCCGGTTCGGACCTCGCGGCGCTGCGCACCCGCGCACGGCGCGACGGCGACCACTACGTGGTGAGCGGCTCGAAGATCTGGACCTCGCACGCCGAAGTCGCCGACTGGTGCGAGTTGTTGGTGCGGACCGACCCGGACGCGCCCAAGCACCGGGGGATCACCTGGCTCGCCATGCCCATGGACGCGCCCGGTGTCACCGTACGGCCGCTGCGCACGCTCGCCGGGTCGAACGAGTTCGCCGAGGTCTTCCTCGACGAGGTCCGGGTGCCCGTCGCCAACCGGGTCGGCGAGGAGAACGACGGCTGGCGCGTGACGATGGTGACGCTGTCCTTCGAGCGCGGCACGGCGTTCGTCGGGGAGGTCGTCGCCTGCCGCCGGGTACTGGGCGAACTCGCCCTGGCGGCAAGGGAGAACGGGCGCTGGGACGACCCCGTACTGCGGCGCCGGCTCGGGCGGCTCAACGCCGAGTTCCGTGCGCTGTGGCGGCTGACGCAGTGGAACGTGAGCGAGGCGAGCGAAGGGGTGCCCGGGGTCGGCGGGTCGGTCTTCAAGCTGCGGTACTCGCACGCCCGGCAGGAGTTGTACGAGGCGGCGGCCGAGGTGCTGGGGGAGGGCGGTGCGGCGCTTGATCTCGAACAGCCCTGGGTGCTCGACCGGTTGTCCTCACTGTCGTACACCATCGCCGCCGGCACCTCCCAGATCCAGCACAGCATCGTGGCCGAACGCGTTCTAGGGCTGCCGAAAGGACGGTGACATTCCCATATGCGTTTCCAACTCAGCGAGGACCAGAGGGCGTTGCAGACGGGCGTACGGGGGCTGCTGGCGGCGCGGTTCGGGCGCGAGCAGCTGCGGGCGGCCCTGGGCGTCGGCGAGGCACCCGAGCTGGACCGGGGACTGTGGCGGGAGTTGGGGACCGCCGGGTTCTTCTCGCTGCGGTTGCCGGAGGAGGCAGGCGGGGTCGGACTCGGCCTGCCCGAGGCGGTGTTGGCCTTCGAGGAGGCGGGTCGGGTACTGCTTCCCGGGCCGCTGATCGCCACGCAACTCGCGGCCGGGGTGGTGCCCGGTGCGGCGACGGGGGAGACGGTGGTGACCGTCGTGGACGGCGGCGGGGTGGTGGAGTGGCTGGGGGCGGCCGACGTCGTACGCGGGGATGCCGAGGGTGCGGCGGTCCTGCGGTCAGTGGATCCGCTCACACCGCTGCACCGGGTGGCCGATCCGGACTCCGGCGACCGTACGGACGTACTCCTGACCTCTCTCCTCACCGCCGCCGAGCAACTCGGGACCGCCGCCCGGGTGTGCGAGCTGGCCGCGCAACACGCCCGGACCCGTGAGCAGTTCGGGCGGCCGATCGGGGCCTTCCAGGCGGTGCAGCAACTGTGCGCCGGGATCCTGGTCCGGGTCGAGCTGGCGCGGGCGGCGGTGTACGCGGCTGCCGTCACCGTCGATCCGGTGGACATCGCGGCGGCCCGGCTGCTCGCCGACGAGGCGGCCGTGCGCGGCGCCCGCGACTGCCTTCAGGTGCACGGCGGTATGGGCTTCACCTGGGAGTCGGACGTCCATCTGTATCTGAAGCGGGCGTGGGTACGGGCCCGGCGGCCCGGCTCGGTGACGGAAGGTGAGGAGGTGCTCGCCGCCGCGTTACTGGCCGAGGCGCGGTGACCGGGGGCCGGAGCGGGACCGGCCGGATCGATGTCGCCGATCGTGGCGCGATCGAAATGTGACCCAGGTGTTGTGAGATCACTGAGCGTCGATACCGGGTTGTGTCCTACGAGTGACTCGTCACGGCCCGGAGTCGTGTGTTCGCTCCGGTACCTTCTGTGGAATGCGAGTGGTTCCGAGGTCGAGCCATCCCGGTGTTGCCCCTGAGGCGGCCCCGGATTCGGCAGTGCGCCCCGCTCGTGGTGCGGGTCCGACTTCCGGGCCCGCCTGTTCGACTTCCCGTGGTGAGCGTCGCACAGTATGCCGCAGGCGTACTCCTTCGCGTTGGAATATGCCCGAAGCGCTTGTTGGCGTGACTGTACGTCAACCATGCTTTCTCGTAAGGGACTCACGTTCTGTGATCCCCGATCTGGCCGCCGGCCCAGCCGTTGTTCTGGGCATGCAGAAAATGGCTACGATCGTGGCCCTCGTGCGGCGCGAGGCGATGTGTCCGCCGGTTCGGATGGTGTGAGCGGTGCAGGTGCTTCAAGTGCAGCTGGAGATCCGGCCCGACCCCGCAGAGGTGGGGCGGGCCCGGAGATGGGCGCGGTCACGGCTTGCCGGGTCCGGGGTCGCGGACGACGAGCCGCTGGCCGAGACGCTGATCCTCCTCGTCTCGGAACTGGTCACCAACGCGGTGGTGCACACCGGGTGCCCGGCGGTCCTGCGGCTGTCGTTCCAGGACGTGTGCGGAACGCAGTCCGGCGCCCAGGGCGTGTCCGGCGGGATCGTGCGGCTGGAGGTCGTCGATCTGAGCGCCCGTCCCCCCGTGCCCCGGCATGCCGAGGGTGACGAGACCAACGGGCGCGGGCTGGAACTGGTCGACGGGCTCGCCGACCGTTGGGGGTGGAGCGCCGAAGGCGTCGGCAAGCGCATCTGGTGCGAACTGGACCGCTGTCCGGCCCCGGCCCCGGCGCCGCGCGGAGGCGGGAGTTCGGTCATCGCACCGGGGGTCGCCACGGCCACCGCCGCGGGTACCGCTTCCGCGTACGGGGGCATGGCGGCGTACGAGGCCGTCTGACCGGACGTCCTGGCGGTGCGGCACCCGATGTGGATGTCGGTGTGGCGTTCGGTGCGGCGCTCGTCGGGGCACGGTTGCAGAAATGTCCGGGTTTCTGGGCAGTGCGTGGTGCGGTGCGCCGGGGTGTGCCCCTGTGCGCGGTTGTCGCAAAAAGGGCGTAAGTGATAAATCCCCTAGCGGGTGTTGACGTGACGTGACCGCGTGAACACGCTTGTTCTCAGCGCGATCCGCCGGAGGGGACGGCGAGGGTCTGGTGACGGGGGCCCTCGGTGAGTGCGGGTCGTGTATTCGGCGTCGACTCCTTCAGGGGTGGGGGGTGGGGTGGCAACGCCGAAGGCGGGTGGCGGCGCGCGATGCCGTACTTGGGGTGGGCAATGGCGCGCCGCCGACCGGCCGGTAGGGGTCAGAGGATTGCCACGGGTGCCACGGGACTTCCCGTGGCACCCGTGAACGGTTCGGGTGTCGCCGACAGCAGGAACGCGTACCGGCCTTCTTGTCCACAGGCTGTGGACAACTTTTCGAGATTCCAGTTCTGACCCTGTGGCATCCCCATCTCCACCAGGTCGAGCGCGTGTACGGGCATCCACAGATCATTCGATTCCGGCGGAAATATCTCAAAGGTGAGCGTGTCGTTCGCGACCGCCGCGACATCCCGCGCGTGGAACCACTCCGGTGTACGGATCGACAGCCCGGGCGAGGGATACATGTACGCGTGCTTGTCGCCGGCCAGGTACACCTGGATCTGCCCGGTCCGTACGAGCACGATGTCACCGGCGCGCACGCGCGTGCCCGCCAGCTCCTCCGCCGCGTCCAGGTCCTCCGGGGTGACCGCGTGCCCCCCGTCGAGCCGGTCGACGCCCCGTGCGCGGGCCACGTCCAGCAGCACCCCGCGCGAGACGACGTGCCGGGCCTTGTCGATGCCGGTGAACTCGGCGCCGGCGTGGGCCGTGATCGTCGCCGCCGGGCGCCCGTTGTAGAGCTTCCCGGAGTGGGAGGCGTGGGCGAGGGCGTCCCAGTGGGTCGCGCACTGGAGCCCCAGGGTCACCACGTCGTCGCTGGTCGCGACGGTCCCGCCGCCCGGCGGCCCGAACAGCTCCTGGTTGATCTGGACCATGGCGTGCACGGGGTTCACTCGGCCCGGAATCGCCCCCGTCTGGACGCCGTCCTGCTGGAGCGGCAGGGCGAGGGGGATGCGACGGCCGGTGCGGACGGTCGCGGCGGCCTCGCGCACGACCGCGTCGGTGATGAGGTTGAGGGTGCCGATCTCGTCGTCGGCCCCCCAACGCCCCCAGTTGTTCACGCGTTTGGCGATGGCGTGGAACTCGGCCGGCAATGGCATGAGTCCGGTCCTTCCTGGAGTCCGGTCGCTCCCGGGGCTTGCCTCCGGATATCCGCCGGGACATAAAATCTAACGGTCCGTCAGAAACCGCGGGAAGGGGCCGGACGTGGGGAACTTCTTGGCAGGAAAAGTCGTCGCCGTGACGGGCGCGGGCCGGGGGATCGGCCGGGCGGTGGCACTGGGCGCGGCGGCCGAGGGAGCGCGGGTCGTCGTCAACGACTACGGCGTCTCCATCGACGGCGCCTCGCCGACGAGCGAGATCGCCGAGGGCATCGTCAAGGAGATCGAGGCGGCGGGCGGCGAAGCGGTCGCGGTGGCCGACGACGTCTCCACCATGGCCGGCGGCCAGCGGGTCGTGGACGTGGCGCTGTCGTCGTACGGACGACTGGACGGTGTCGTGTGCGTCGCCGGGATCCTGCGCGAGCGGATGCTGTTCAACATGTCCGAGGAGGAGTGGGACCCGGTCGTCGCCACTCATCTCAAGGGCACGTTCACGGTGTTCAGAGCGGCTTCGGCGGTGATGCGGAAGCAGCGGGCCGGGACGCTGATCGGCTTCACCAGCGGCAACCACCAGGGGTCGGTGTCACAGGCCAACTACAGCGCGGCGAAGGGCGGGATCATCTCGCTCGTACGCAGCGCCGCGCTGGGACTCCACAAGTACGGCGTGACCGCCAACGCGGTGGCGCCGGTCGCGCGTACCCGGATGTCCGCGAACGTGCCCATGGAACTGGCGGAGATCGGGGAGCCGGAGGACGTGGCGGCCCTGGTCGTGTACCTGCTGTCCGACCGGGCGAAGGAGCAGCGGATCACCGGGCAGGTGTACACGGTCGCGGGGCCGAAGATCGCGGTGTGGGCGCAGCCGAGGGAGTTGCGGGCGGCGTACGCGTCTGCCTCCGGCGGGTGGACGCCGGAGGCGATCGCGGAGTTCTTGCCGGGGTCTGTGGGGGTGGATCCGATGCCGATGCTTGTGCGGTTGGAGGAGATGGAGCGGGCTGCGCGGGATGGGGCGCGGCCGAACGCCCAATAGCTCGGGGGTGCGGGTGGTTTGGCGGGTGCGGGTGCGTTGTGGCTTGTCGCGCAGTTCCCCGCGCCCCTGGGTGGGTCCGTGCGTCCCGTGTTGAGAGGGGAGCCCTGTGGAGTTTGGACTTGGTGTCGGGGATGAGGAGTTCCGGGCGGAAGCCCGGAGTTGGCTCAGTGCGCATGTCGATGGGGCTCTTGAGCGGCGGAGTTGGGAGCGGATTCTTGGGAAGGCCGGGTGGATCGGGCTTTCCTGGGGGGAGACCGGGTACGGCAATCGCAGCGCCACTCTCACCCAACAGGTCGTCTGGGCCGAGGAGTACGCACGGTCGGGGGCGCCGACGCGCTCTGGGCACATCGGGGAGAATCTGCTCGCTCCGACACTGCTCGCGCACGGAACCGATGAGCAGCGG contains these protein-coding regions:
- a CDS encoding ATP-binding protein produces the protein MQVLQVQLEIRPDPAEVGRARRWARSRLAGSGVADDEPLAETLILLVSELVTNAVVHTGCPAVLRLSFQDVCGTQSGAQGVSGGIVRLEVVDLSARPPVPRHAEGDETNGRGLELVDGLADRWGWSAEGVGKRIWCELDRCPAPAPAPRGGGSSVIAPGVATATAAGTASAYGGMAAYEAV
- a CDS encoding cyclase family protein, whose amino-acid sequence is MPLPAEFHAIAKRVNNWGRWGADDEIGTLNLITDAVVREAAATVRTGRRIPLALPLQQDGVQTGAIPGRVNPVHAMVQINQELFGPPGGGTVATSDDVVTLGLQCATHWDALAHASHSGKLYNGRPAATITAHAGAEFTGIDKARHVVSRGVLLDVARARGVDRLDGGHAVTPEDLDAAEELAGTRVRAGDIVLVRTGQIQVYLAGDKHAYMYPSPGLSIRTPEWFHARDVAAVANDTLTFEIFPPESNDLWMPVHALDLVEMGMPQGQNWNLEKLSTACGQEGRYAFLLSATPEPFTGATGSPVAPVAIL
- a CDS encoding SDR family NAD(P)-dependent oxidoreductase — protein: MGNFLAGKVVAVTGAGRGIGRAVALGAAAEGARVVVNDYGVSIDGASPTSEIAEGIVKEIEAAGGEAVAVADDVSTMAGGQRVVDVALSSYGRLDGVVCVAGILRERMLFNMSEEEWDPVVATHLKGTFTVFRAASAVMRKQRAGTLIGFTSGNHQGSVSQANYSAAKGGIISLVRSAALGLHKYGVTANAVAPVARTRMSANVPMELAEIGEPEDVAALVVYLLSDRAKEQRITGQVYTVAGPKIAVWAQPRELRAAYASASGGWTPEAIAEFLPGSVGVDPMPMLVRLEEMERAARDGARPNAQ